In Candidatus Cloacimonadota bacterium, a single genomic region encodes these proteins:
- a CDS encoding choice-of-anchor L domain-containing protein: MKKAHLVLLIAVLLLGPGLMFAEGRSVPNTPLPASGQRATISVTDMTGGVTASDLVQNLVGGGVTTSNIVYTGASIAAGVYTSGTQAGIGINQGIILSSGAATLAQGPNNSDNASQGNGLAGDADLSVLVGGGVTNDACILEFDFIPQTENLQFTFVMGSEEYEEYIDYYDVFGFFLNGVNIALIPGTTTPISIGTINQTINQPYYVSNYPYPGTYDIQCDGFTIPIAINATVTPGVTNHIKLAVADYSDSVYDTWIFISAGTFISGYNVYVDSNPQGALIYKDGFSTSLTTPNHISQATGTTSTYWVELDGYTWMPPTQTVPNITTNQSIFFNGYPGTTPVELSSFTATTGAEGFVDLRWTTESETDMLGYRVYRAETSQLGNALNITPILIGATNTSTQTVYEHEDHEVETNTTYYYWLEGVNVNASQFFGPVSATVSGQDIPELPTQNLLGNAYPNPFKAGTSFTVDIKAGDHGTVSIYNSQGRLVRTFEVGEGSREIHWNGLDNNGNRCVSGVYLYKLSTQSLNETKKMLIVK; encoded by the coding sequence ATGAAGAAAGCACATTTGGTTTTACTTATCGCTGTGCTGCTGCTGGGGCCTGGCCTCATGTTCGCTGAAGGCAGATCGGTACCCAACACACCTCTGCCGGCGTCCGGACAGAGAGCGACCATCAGCGTGACGGACATGACCGGAGGTGTGACCGCCTCTGACTTGGTGCAGAACCTGGTGGGTGGCGGCGTTACCACCTCCAACATCGTTTACACCGGCGCCAGCATCGCCGCAGGTGTTTATACCAGCGGAACCCAGGCGGGGATCGGGATCAATCAAGGCATCATCCTGTCCAGCGGAGCCGCAACGCTTGCCCAAGGTCCAAACAACTCGGATAATGCCTCGCAAGGCAATGGCCTCGCGGGGGACGCGGACCTGAGCGTTCTGGTTGGTGGCGGCGTAACTAACGATGCCTGCATATTGGAGTTCGATTTCATCCCCCAGACCGAGAACCTGCAGTTCACTTTCGTGATGGGATCCGAGGAGTATGAAGAGTACATCGATTATTACGATGTGTTTGGCTTTTTCCTCAATGGCGTGAACATCGCCCTCATCCCCGGCACCACCACTCCCATTTCCATCGGCACGATCAATCAAACCATCAACCAGCCTTACTATGTGAGCAACTATCCCTACCCGGGAACATACGACATCCAGTGCGACGGTTTCACCATACCCATCGCGATCAACGCCACCGTGACCCCCGGAGTTACCAACCACATCAAACTGGCGGTCGCTGACTATTCAGACTCCGTTTACGATACCTGGATCTTCATCTCCGCCGGAACCTTTATCAGCGGCTACAACGTGTATGTGGACTCCAATCCCCAGGGCGCCCTCATTTACAAGGACGGGTTCAGCACAAGTTTGACCACTCCCAACCACATTTCCCAGGCCACCGGCACCACCAGCACTTATTGGGTTGAATTGGATGGCTATACTTGGATGCCTCCCACCCAGACGGTACCGAATATAACCACCAACCAGTCGATCTTCTTCAACGGCTATCCCGGCACCACGCCGGTGGAACTGAGTTCCTTCACCGCCACCACAGGCGCGGAGGGATTTGTGGACCTGCGCTGGACCACCGAATCCGAGACCGACATGCTTGGCTACAGGGTTTACCGGGCTGAAACCAGCCAACTCGGCAACGCCTTGAACATCACGCCCATCCTGATCGGCGCCACCAACACCTCCACCCAGACCGTGTATGAACACGAGGACCACGAAGTGGAAACCAACACCACCTATTACTACTGGCTGGAAGGGGTGAACGTGAACGCCTCGCAGTTCTTCGGGCCCGTGAGCGCCACGGTGAGCGGACAGGACATTCCGGAACTGCCCACCCAGAACCTGCTGGGCAACGCCTATCCCAATCCCTTCAAGGCCGGCACCAGCTTCACGGTGGACATCAAAGCCGGCGATCACGGCACCGTGAGCATCTACAACAGCCAGGGCCGCCTCGTGAGAACCTTTGAGGTGGGCGAAGGCAGCCGCGAGATCCACTGGAACGGCCTGGACAACAACGGCAACCGCTGCGTGAGCGGAGTGTATCTGTATAAACTCAGCACCCAGTCCCTGAATGAGACGAAGAAGATGCTGATAGTGAAATAA